A stretch of Ranitomeya variabilis isolate aRanVar5 chromosome 3, aRanVar5.hap1, whole genome shotgun sequence DNA encodes these proteins:
- the LOC143817411 gene encoding uncharacterized protein LOC143817411 isoform X1 encodes MAGCEMQEQRLPNATTKKRELYTGTSAQRMGQVQDPRRAGYTLLFPPVARPKTSGGESPDRQPHPAWLSCPRDRSRQLRVELQLDRACHIGYIDIGNSGSAFLQIDVGRSIWALDKGFTTLLPTTTLMPPADARLMKNHRGVRMFKEGRLLLSGLSPTLRRAAHPGRSGPRGPVRTRWAHSHPLLGSRGLWVQSAASLLVLCPSAILYTAALLQCCTAGLIDLRSQKLRDKLQSVASPPPASMRRSARMLLSAAKSRKRRPPITAVPIPSIPPCGDRGSQQGDSPVSSGSFPETPMTRLHPSKKEHETPNRRLKMEEARRRKRAQTRTSERHRTPRRA; translated from the exons ATGGCAGGATGCGAAATGCAGGAACAGCGtctaccgaacgccacaaccaagaaGCGGGaactgtatacaggaacatctgcacagcgtaTGGgccaagtccag GATCCTCGACGTGCAGGTTACACACTTCTCTTTCCACCTGTTGCAAGACCCAAAACATCCGGTGGAGAATCTCCTGATAGACAACCTCACCCAGCGTGGCTCAGCTGTCCCCGGGACCGCAGCCGGCAGCTCCGGGTGGAGTTACAGTTGGATCGAGCCTGTCACATCGGCTACATTGATATAG GAAACAGTGGTTCGGCCTTCCTACAGATCGACGTGGGACGTTCCATCTGGGCTCTGGATAAGGGGTTCACCACTCTCCTCCCCACGACCACGCTGATGCCACCGGCAGACGCCAGACTGATGAAGAACCACAGAGGGGTCCGGATGTTCAAAGAGG GGCGGCTGCTCCTGTCCGGTCTCTCCCCTACACTCCGGAGAGCAGCCCACCCTGGACGCTCAGGACCCCGAGGCCCGGTACGTACCCGCTGGGCGCATTCTCACCCGCTCCTGGGATCTCGCGGTCTGTGGGTGCAGTCAGCAGCGTCCCTTCTGGTGCTCTGTCCCTCcgccattctttacactgcagctcttctACAGTGTTGTACAGCCGGACTCATTGATCTCAG GAGTCAGAAGCTGCGAGACAAGCTGCAGAGCGTGGCCTCCCCTCCCCCGGCCTCCATGAGACGCTCCGCGCGCATGCTCCTGTCTGCAGCCAAGTCCCGAAAACGCCGCCCTCCAATTACTGCCGTTCCGATCCCCTCCATCCCGCCATGtggggaccgtggcagccagcagGGGGACAGCCCGGTGTCCTCCG GATCTTTTCCCGAGACCCCCATGACGAGACTCCACCCATCAAAGAAGGAACACGAGACCCCTAATCGCCGACTGAAAATGGAGGAGGCCCGAAGAAG GAAGAGAGCGCAGACTCGTACCAGCGAGAGACACCGGACACCAAGGAGAGCGTGA
- the LOC143817412 gene encoding uncharacterized protein LOC143817412: MSSRELRQLIMDNIAWMNRPENRNQSPVIGRLRSSQTRGGRIEDDRDYLPSPERRRRVRDPSRRSVREETRHRSRSPHRPLPDRPISPEPLPPTTRPDNLRPAEALPPTTLPDNLRPAEALPPTTLPDNLRPAEALPPTTRPDNLRPAEALPPTTLPDNLRPAEALPPTTLPDNLRPAEALPPTTLPDRHSSPDASLPSSSNNRSGGNEAATTSGADPQPNFIPPSVGTDAENQAGLDSDEDTTPPQAAPLRRRGRRRGMTRIRQIERLPTRSATGQEEIPSCAICLGDYEVGEQLIVLPCRHLFHQSCITPWLRQNRYCPYCRQNCFQQNRQRRA, encoded by the exons ATGAGTTCTCGGGAATTGAGGCAGCTGATCATGGACAACATTGCATGGATGAACCGGCCAGAAAACCGAA ATCAGAGCCCTGTGATCGGAAGACTCAGGTCGTCTCAGACAAGAGGAGGAAGGATTGAAGATGACAGAGATTATTTACCTTCTCCAGAGAGAAGAAGAAGAGTTAGAGACCCATCCAGGCGCTCAGTACGAGAGGAGACCAGACACAGGAGCCGTTCGCCACATAGGCCGCTACCTGACCGTCCCATCTCTCCTGagcctttaccaccgaccacgcgccctgacaatctcaggcctgcggaagctttaccaccgaccacgctccctgacaatctcaggcctgcggaggCTTTACCACCAaccacgctccctgacaatctcaggcctgcggaagctttaccaccgaccacgcgccctgacaatctcaggcctgcggaggCTTTACCACCAaccacgctccctgacaatctcaggcctgcggaagctttaccaccgaccacgctccctgacaatctcaggcctgcggaagctttaccaccgaccacgctcccggACCGTCACAGTTCTCCTGATGCGTCACTACCGAGCAGCAGCAATAACAGGAGTGGTGGAAATGAAGCGGCAACCACCTCCGGGGCCGATCCTCAGCCAAATTTTATTCCACCATCCGTGGGCACAGATGCTGAGAATCAGGCCGGATTAGATTCAGATGAGGATACAACACCACCGCAGGCTGCACCCCTGCGGAGGAGAGGACGGCGGAGAGGAATGACAAGGATACGGCAAATAGAACGCCTTCCTACCAGGAGCGCCACAGGCCAGGAGGAGATTCCTTCTTGTGCCATATGTCTAGGTGATTATGAAGTAGGTGAGCAGCTTATTGTGCTGCCCTGCCGACATCTTTTTCATCAGAGCTGCATTACACCATGGCTCCGCCAAAACCGCTACTGTCCTTACTGccgccaaaactgtttccaacagaaCAGACAGAGAAGAGCATAA
- the LOC143817415 gene encoding protein XNDC1N-like — protein MAPVTIRHIVSFSSQDPKHPVENLLIDNLTQPWLSCPRDRSRQLRVELQLDRACHIGYIDKGYSGSAFLQIDVGRSIWALDKGFTTLLPTTTLMPPADARLMKNHRGVRMFKGALGVTVVQQHVKVCAPLVKITVIVNSAGQKRRWKLQM, from the exons ATGGCGCCGGTCACAATCCGTCACATCGTGTCCTTCAGCTCACAG GACCCAAAACATCCGGTGGAGAATCTCCTGATAGACAACCTCACCCAGCCGTGGCTCAGCTGTCCCCGGGACCGCAGCCGGCAGCTCCGGGTGGAGTTACAGTTGGATCGAGCCTGTCACATCGGCTACATTGATAAAG GATACAGTGGTTCGGCCTTCCTACAGATCGACGTGGGACGTTCCATCTGGGCTCTGGATAAGGGGTTCACCACTCTCCTCCCCACGACCACGCTGATGCCACCAGCAGACGCCCGACTGATGAAGAACCACAGAGGGGTCCGGATGTTCAAAGGGG CTTTAGGTGTGACTGTAGTACAGcaacatgtaaaagtttgtgcacccctggtcaaaattactgttattgtgaacagtgctggccaaaagaggagatggaagctgcagatgtga
- the LOC143817411 gene encoding uncharacterized protein LOC143817411 isoform X2, translating into MAGCEMQEQRLPNATTKKRELYTGTSAQRMGQVQDPRRAGYTLLFPPVARPKTSGGESPDRQPHPAWLSCPRDRSRQLRVELQLDRACHIGYIDIGNSGSAFLQIDVGRSIWALDKGFTTLLPTTTLMPPADARLMKNHRGVRMFKEGDFLAGAALEKWDRVTCTQPFNKQEQFGLSFIRVLSTPDEEDEERLEGSGGGCSCPVSPLHSGEQPTLDAQDPEARYVPAGRILTRSWDLAVCGCSQQRPFWCSVPPPFFTLQLFYSVVQPDSLISGVRSCETSCRAWPPLPRPP; encoded by the exons ATGGCAGGATGCGAAATGCAGGAACAGCGtctaccgaacgccacaaccaagaaGCGGGaactgtatacaggaacatctgcacagcgtaTGGgccaagtccag GATCCTCGACGTGCAGGTTACACACTTCTCTTTCCACCTGTTGCAAGACCCAAAACATCCGGTGGAGAATCTCCTGATAGACAACCTCACCCAGCGTGGCTCAGCTGTCCCCGGGACCGCAGCCGGCAGCTCCGGGTGGAGTTACAGTTGGATCGAGCCTGTCACATCGGCTACATTGATATAG GAAACAGTGGTTCGGCCTTCCTACAGATCGACGTGGGACGTTCCATCTGGGCTCTGGATAAGGGGTTCACCACTCTCCTCCCCACGACCACGCTGATGCCACCGGCAGACGCCAGACTGATGAAGAACCACAGAGGGGTCCGGATGTTCAAAGAGG GAGACTTCCTCGCAGGAGCCGCCCTGGAGAAGTGGGACCGTGTCACCTGCACGCAGCCCTTCAACAAGCAGGAGCAGTTCGGTCTGTCGTTCATCCGCGTCCTCTCCAccccggatgaagaggatgaggagcggCTCGAAGGCTCTGGG GGCGGCTGCTCCTGTCCGGTCTCTCCCCTACACTCCGGAGAGCAGCCCACCCTGGACGCTCAGGACCCCGAGGCCCGGTACGTACCCGCTGGGCGCATTCTCACCCGCTCCTGGGATCTCGCGGTCTGTGGGTGCAGTCAGCAGCGTCCCTTCTGGTGCTCTGTCCCTCcgccattctttacactgcagctcttctACAGTGTTGTACAGCCGGACTCATTGATCTCAG GAGTCAGAAGCTGCGAGACAAGCTGCAGAGCGTGGCCTCCCCTCCCCCGGCCTCCATGA